aactttataaaatgcataaattatttttataatataattttgaacgTGTAGAGATGTTACTTTAATATTAACCTATTGACTAATGATTTCGTCATGTACAAGGCTTCCAGTTTCTTCCATAACGTGTATATTGTTTTCTCCTTCAAAACATCAtgtaatacattattttttagGCATAATTGAATTGTGGATAGAGCTTTTTTATCTAGCCTATCCCATTCTGATTGTTCCATGTCGTCAAATTTTCTTTCTGCAAGGATCCTCTCAAGATCACTTTAGATTAGAATTACTAACATGCGAACGTGCCACAAAATGAAACTTGTGATGCCATCGAACTTGTCGATATTAAACATTGATGCTGCCATCTCTGAATGGGCCAAATGCAAAAATCGACTTAGCTCTGATACCAGTTTGTAGGGAATTAACTCGTGTatgcaacaaacaagtaaataaaacaaaatgaaaaatcgaacatgtaaaatttaacgcggaaaaactcctcaaaagaggataaaaaccacaagaaaaaggagatttcactttaataaaatagagtacaaaagatggaaaGAATTAAAGGAAAACCCGAAACTCCACAAGAAAAACTCTTcgaaataaagaacaaaattctctcaatctaaATATTTCTGTTGTGTATAAAACCTAAAGTGAATAAGGCCAATTCATAGGTTGAAATTCGTAGTATATTTGACTAGAATAACtctaggttaattagagtttaaatGGGAAAAAAAGTCGAAAAACTTGGACTACACGTTGACATGTCATGATGTGGCTTGATATGTTATCAGGACGTGAAGAACAGTTGTGTTGTCGGGACGAAGTGATCATCGTATCAGGACGAAGATGTGCTACTCATCGAGACGTCACGTGTTGTTTAGTCAAAATAAGAGGCAATCTCTCACATTATGTATTCTatcacaataaaattaatttaaaattgtattttatcataaaaaataaaaaaaaattaggttgattaactttaaaatttcttaaaagttttactcatcaaatttgtaaacATGAAGCATGTAATGTAGGTTTCATTTTAGTACAGACACCTTAAACCATATTTATTGactttaaaagtatatttattgaaattaaattaattaagttaaattatttaaaaataatataattaaaataaaataaaataaaattttaaaagtcaagCCGATAGTGGGGTTATGTTCTTagcatatttatatttatgatagTAATCGTCTTAACTCGGTTGATATatgtattgttgtcaatataagATGATGTGGATTTAAGTGCGCTGAAGTGCGCTATTCTTTGAATTATGAGTTGAGAGAAACTATGAGTagtttaagtattttattaaaaagaatcacaACTATATcgagattattaaaaaatatataaagcaaTAATAAATGCGTGTGGAAAGTTTGAACCATTTTCACGAAAATCAATGCATTGCTAAATAGTATCCCATGTGAGTTggaaatttttcatttcatgtttattttagttttagggttttatttaagatttattttgagcattttaattattattttataattaatttgtgtATTGTAATGATTAATTCtaatatttaatacaaatccattaattatatttatcaataaatttacGTATTATActgattgattttgattataattatatagatatattaattgtaattatgtgAACTTATTATATtaggattattattttataaaagaggATGATATAAATAGAAGACATGGTGTaggtaatttacattttaattttaaaattttaattaatttgatatttgtgaATATTATGCTTTGGGGCTCTACTGTTTATCAAATAGATGATTCCATTTTACAGTCCCATGAAAGgtcctttttttatattttgggattctagttgaaaaataaattaggctctttataataaattataaaatataatataataagagttaaaaaatttggaattcTAATAAATGAAGCATTaatggtgaaaattgaaaaccctaaatacttaattaatttattttagtctgATATTTTTCTcacattaaaagttaaaaatatatttattttaccctTCCAACCCTGGGCCCTAAAAGACTACATTCTCAAATAATTCCAAGGTCGAGCTTGATTATTAACAGTTTGGTAAGTCATTTAAATTctatattcatatttttctatttaataaattttcatcaaacattAACCAAATATATTACACTTTTGAGGGCAACACAATCTTTGGTTCACACCAAATATTTATTtccctaaatattttattatcaataaattaattgtgcataatgaaattgaagaattTATTACACCGATCAAGACGAATATATATTTGGATACTACTATTTTCAAGATAGTTcatagtaattttttaatatcattataaatttttcatccTCTACAATAGGTTGGCAGAAGTACAAGTAATCCAACTATTTTGGAAGTTGACACTTCATTGGAATGTTACTATTTATCATGTGTTACTTTTAGGAAAAGGTTGTGCAAATTAAATGAGACTGTACTTACATTTAAAGGTGTTTATAGTTTAGTTAAAACaagattaattgaataaattaatttaatttgattattcgAATGAATTAATCGAAATATTTCAGTTCGATTAACAGTTAAAAATTTTACgcttcaaataattcaattaataattgaaccGACCGTTTAAACACTTCTCCTTCTATATCCCACAACAATACTACTACATTCAAAAATTCCAACAtcattacataacttatacataGAACTATTAAATGTTGTAACCACCATTCAACTAATTCATACATAATACTATTAAATGTTGTAACCACAATTCATGATGGTCAATATGGTATTTTGAATATCATTTCACATTACAAACCATAATAAATGCTAACATTatctcttttaaaatataaatatattatgtgataataatttcacatttaatttccaaaatatattatattttacattataatttaaaaaaccaaTGGAAGGATGAAGGTTTAGAGAATAATTTCATTTACTTCTTTAAATTGAAAGATTTTATGTCagaattttgcaatttaaactTCTCTTACTTATATATCACAATATATTTACTTACATTTTTGagtttaactttttataatacCTATTCCATAACTACATCTTTCTACTTCAcatttatttttactcaaaacatTATTGTGagtattattattactatcatATGATATTACTTTTAATCTaggattaaaactaaaattaataaacttaTAATAACATATGCCGGACACTTTCTAGATCTATAACTCAAGTGCAAAttatattcaagtaataaaatctCAGGAGTTTGAAGTCATTCCAGTATAGCATTGTGGTTGAGCTCTTCCTTGTTACATACAATTACGAAAGCTACTTACTCAGTGCTCGTCTAATGACCTTATCATTAGTGTGTTAccttcataggatatccttaatctctttgggataaatctgttctcccaatatgatcttgTTTATCTCATTGTAATCGTTACATCTTCCtccatgaaaagtcaattattatcaaataataatcaagtcatttatcacaaaaacAAACAACCCGTGGTCaagtttacttttcatctatcatgtaatgccagtGAAAGAATATCATTTACCAATTAATTGGGCTATAAATtccattattttcaattatgcTACATGCagcagaagtcgtatacccaacacaTCAGCTTTTCGTTCATTATCTTTTTTAACTTgggtttttacttacatcaaaatatacgagtcacgcatacatattCTATCATCCACTCgagattaaggtatgtcacactacgaacgtcacaagtgaataaatccataaaaatatcTAGGATCTATTATACTTGGGTCATGTCTGGTGTACTGTCAATCCCGTCaatcatatctatatttctatCTTTTAGAAGTCATTCGCCCCAATGttcaagacaaaacatctccccaattggacttgatagatgacatattggtctttcaattgatttgctcattttcgtttagattaaggacatgtttaggttcatctactaatacaagctatcttttcgtattacgatccAACCATTTAATACTgattagtattagttaaatgttagataaccagtgagccaatatttattttcatttttctttgtatgAAAAAACCATTTAGGACAATAtaaaaagggtattaatgtaattaatggatattattaaaccaatttgtttgaaaattgcAAGTGtacaaaatgaatatactacactaaGGGCACTATGTCTAATAAAGTTTGATTCCTTCTCTCTGCCACACCATTCTATTATGGAGTTCTGACGTGAATAGGTTGGATAATATCTTATTCTCTACTAGATACCTTATGAACTCATCCAATAAGTATTCATTACCTCGATCAGACCAAAGTGtctttatgggtaaacctaATTGTTTCTCTACTTTCATACGAAACTCTTTGAATTTCTCAAAGGTTTCACATTTTTAATGCATTAGGTACACATAACCAAATCTAGAATAATCATTTATAAAGGTTACATAACAATCGTAACCACCTCTTACACTGACGTTCATGGGGCCACATACATCAGGGTGCGCAAAATTTAAGGGCTTTACGTGTTGGAAAAAATTCGATTCgtaaatggttttcttgcacaatggaaaataaaaatttaaaaattgacccggtttgtgatatatatttatagcaagttttgaaaatttgggAATGTGATTCATTTATctactttatcatttctatccatttttgttcatttcattCTACATGcaattattttttggtttcaacAAGCTACCGAaaggaccgattggacatatgtaattagggctcaaataatttataattgtaaCAGTTCGTTTTCAGTtaaatcaaaacagtggttttgggaccataaatctaaagtcaaaaaaatattttaatattattttaatatctacagCTTGATAATatgatagtataaaaattttgttaagaaattttaccgtttgtatgctcaatttgtgaaaaaggactaaatcgcataaactACAAAAGtggtgttctattagctaaaggtgttaaatagctataaaacattaaattggaggtctttatatggtaattagaacattaaaggtgatagtggatgtgcatggcctGGCAATTAAGTAAGGGTAATTtggtaaataggtaattaaaggttaaaattaaataaaacaaaaatgagtCATCTTTTTCATTCATGCATGAGCTGATTTTTTCAACAAAGAAGAGCtttggaaaaacttgaaaattttgcaaagaaagtcccttgcatgtaagtgttatcttgtctcgtttttattaatttttatgtttttggaatagttgtagcttaacctagctaactagaggactaatttgcaaaactattgaatattttgagattttacattgatgaatatgataattttttgaagtttaatggaagaaaatgaatttttgttgtttaataaacaacttttgttaagtgagttttgttgaaattgtcAATTCGGggttaatttgtgaaatatgaaatttgtgtggtaaatgtgtgaaattgtgaaatatttgGGCTGCTATATGCATGTATAGAAATCGGCTTGGCTTGAgtatggatgaaattgcatgaatttcattttacgagcctagggactgaattgtaaaaagGTCAAAAGTATgagggcaaaatagtaatttttccaaaacatgaattttggattgaattaaatagAGTGAggtttaaattggttaaatttgattatatagatcaataAAAGCAATATCCGAAattaaatcggggaaaagataaagtagtGGACTAACCAATCATTTTAACTTCGTATgagtttgaggtaagttcgcataattaaattgtgtatttatatgctttaattgaaatatatgtatgcgaatggtttaattattatgtataattatcgaGCGCATAACCGATGACATACGAAAAATACCaagcctcgtttgaaccttaagaattagtatgatacaaatgacatgtcattagggttaccaatttggttgtggtcctgcatgtgttgcagacacaccacagttcatatgagcttaccgatttcAGCTCGTGAGAGCTTACCGTTTcacagctcatatgagcttaccaATATTCAGCTCGAAGGAGCTTATGTTTAtcgctcgtatgagcatacatgtacaagaatttACAGATTTATAGTTTAGTACATCTCGCATGTACTACTCGCGTATCTAACGATATTCTAAGTGATTCAACGGGTGTAGTATTATTACTAGATTACTCAAGTTCAATACGAACTagtacaggtatttacatggaaatggtttatatatgatatacggATACACGGTATAGATGGTACATGTacatggaatttaataattgctgaattcatacatgattctcggttttatatgaatatatggCTAACTTGGTTAATGGTTATGTGataggctttggccaaattgaattatgttatgCTTTGAGTTACTTACATAAATTtgtggttaaatggtaagtttaattctgtattatacaaacttactaagcttaattgcttactctgtttattttctcgtgttttatagtgattcggaagctcgttcggATTGGAAGTTATCGGAGACCACATTACACTATCAAAcgtcattttggtacttttgactttatattttaggttaaatggcatgtataggtcattttggctAATGGTAGCCCATATATTTTATTGCGTTTTAGCCATTTAATTTGGCTTgaatttggtataatttggtTATGTAAATAGCCTTATAGTATGTGATGTATGGTTGCCATGTGAATGCCTTGGTTGggaattggtattttgggtacCTAATGGTTTGGATTGATAAGTGATATACATGTtaagttttaggcacaatgatGCATATGTGtatttgaccatttaggtatgTTGAGATTCACAGTTGCATGATTATAAGTGGTCAATTGAGGTGTTTATAGACATCATGTTATATGTATGGTCATAACatgttataaacttgatattggttggttttgaatgccTATTTATGACATGGTTGTATGTAAATTTTTGAGcttaggttggtaccaatttgggtgagaaatatggcttagaaaatgacctatttttgtccacacgggcgtgtctctcagccgtgtgtcccctgatACCCCTATAGAAATCAAGTCAGTAGCTTCACACGGCTTAGCACACAGCttgacacacgggtgtgtgaggcTATTTCAAATggtacacggcttggcacaccaGCGTGTAGTcgggccatgtgacccaagtcagtgagttacacgggcaaggGCACGGGCGTATGACCCATTTCGAatacccacacggcctgagacaagGGTGTGTCTCTtagccgtgtgagacacacggtctggccacacgggcgtgtgtcccctgcactttgaaaatttttaatgtttttctaaaaatttcttgagtactCAGTTTAGTCTCGAACcatttttaatgtctatttgggGCCTCGGGGGCTCGTattagggacaatatgattgattatgaattgttttttatttgaatgagaaatgtatatgaaatgtttgattgattgagctataagtctggtaatgctccgtaaccctgttctgacTTCAGATATGGGGtagaggtgttacaataattaagttttaactttttgcttattaattataaacttatttagtcacaaaatcattccattatagtatcatgactgagctctccgttattacataccattacgaaagctacttaCTCAATGCTCATCCAATGATCTTGTCAtcagtgtgttaccctcataggatatctttaatctctttgggataaagcatttctcccaatatgatcttgttttatctcatggtaatcattacatcttctttcatgaaaagtcaattattatcaaatagtaatcaagtcatttatcacaaagataAACGACTcatggccacgtttacttttcaatCTGATTTACTATCAATCCAGTTAGTCACATATATTTCTCTATTTTCTGGGGGTCATCCACTCCGATGCCCAAAATAAagtatctccccaattggacttgatagacgatatattagtctttcaattggttttctcattttcgattaaactaaggacatgtttaggttcgtctactaatataagttgtattTTCATATTACGATCTAACgatgtaataccgcttagtattagttaaacattagataaacagtgagctaatatttgcttctattttgctttactTACAAAAATCACATGAGgacattatacaaagtatattaatgttatccatgaataattttattaaccaatctgttcgaaaaaattataagtgtacaaatgaatatactacacttagggtcCCAGATCCAACAAGGACAACATACAaaaggtattaatgtaattcatgaataattttactaactagtctgtttgaaaaaattataagtgtacaaacgaatatactatatttagggcaccagatccaacaatcTTCAACTTTCTTTGGGTTATTTATAGGCAGAGGTCTCGTACAATATAGTGTTAACGTGTTGGACTTGCCATCTAACCATCATTACGAAGCTTGTTGGAGGGATGTCCTCGATGGGATAAGGATGTCTGTGTTAAGACAGATCTTGTCATTCATTTTTACTCCAATGGAATAAAGTAGTTGAGCCCACATGATGTTTGGTGACCAAACTACTCCATATTTAAGATCAGGCCATCCATTGTCCGAACTCCCGGAAGGGTGAGTTCACAGGTGACCTCTCAGCTTATTGATAGCAGGCTTATTGTTCAAGCGTCTTTTAAGCTTGCCACATGTCTTATCGCGAATAAGAGTATAACAAGTATGTTTGGTTCACCGTATgactaattttacaaaattactattGCAACTATTTGACAAAAGATAAACAATCCAAGATCTACACTCTGTTGGGAGATTTTGGTGAAAAGAACACTAAAAAATTTGGAATGATGAGATTGAAAAGAAgttaagagtaaaattttgagttattttgggTTTGGCTGTACCAATGACGAAGGCAACCATTGTTGGAAATTGAATTTTCTAAATTGTTAAACCATTTCTAATTTGTGAAGAGTATCTGTAATGTgcatgagagaaaaaaaaccaaaatttataggagattaaataataattaatattttataattgataatattaaaaattaaatgtttatgcattttataaaattttagagttgttatcaatttttttggaattttttagaataggaatcaaattgataaaatatgtaaacctTAAgagttattattaatttttatataattaggatcaaattaaaataaaatgggtaaacattgttttattatgccaaaaaatcaaattttaaaaatgttgatgACTAAATAAAATTTGGTAAAAGGTCTCTCCAGTcctctcaattttaaaattgagtaaattgatCTTTCTAAAAGAATtagagcaatttaatccctatcaaCTTTGAAAGTGAGCAAATAAGGATAATTAATCACAATATTAATGCCTTTtgtcaattgtacataattttgattggtataacaacaaatttagccaTTTCTatgttttgtcaatttggttttgattttaaaaGTCCAATAAATTTAGCCACATCATTTACACATCTATACAAATGCTGCAAACATTATTTGTTAAATCGAGACCACATTGATAGAATATCTAAATTTTgagaactaaatttattattataccaattaaaattagaaaaatagtaacatcaatttttaccatttcttaacaaatttccctattatcaaacatattaaatatGGTGTTCATACGGAACTGCTGGTAGTCTAGCCTGACTGACAAGCATCTGAATTTTTGGTCTCTTGGACAATGTGTTAGAAGCCAAGTTTCATCATTGTATTAAAGTAAGCAACAAATGCCAAACAAGCACTGTACTACGCAACAAAAAGAATTCCATTCTCAGCTTTCTACTTCCTCAAATCTCAAAAAGAGAGAACTCTgaaagtttcatttttttttttaagcttCGGGTtagtatttgattttgtttagaGTTTGCCTTAAGGGATTTGTGGAAGAAGCAAAAAGGTACGGTAATGGCGGCTCTGAGACTGGGTTCACTTCCACCACCAACATTAACAGGAATCACAGTAACAAAGAAATGTGAAAGATTCAATGGTGGATTTAAGGTGGTCGGTGACGGTGGTGGCGACAATGGGTTCCCTCCATTTCTTCCCAAAGAGATTGAAAAAATCAAAGACCCTTTTGCAAGAAATTTAGCTAGGAGAATAAAAAGACTCCCagttcaggtttttttttttctcccttcATTTAACTGCCTATATTGTTGTCTTCTTCCacttgtttgtttgtttctatgAGTTTGCTGGTGTATGTGATTGgagaatttttagatttttttgtttaattgattcAGTATTTGGGATAAAAGAACAGTTTGTCTAGTACTATGTTACTCGTACTTGGGTCAGATACAAGTATGTACTCGACACAGATATGGTAAAAAACCACACCTATGTCGGATACCAGTACTTATGAACTAATGTCAATGTTGTTCTTACAATTGCAGATTGGATGTTCTGAAAGTTATATAATGAGTAGTTGTGTACAACCACTAGCACAAACCGATGCCAATCCGGTTGCACTTCTCCATTGCTTTGATAGGTTAGTAGTATTTTGATTTGCAATAATTATAAGTTTTTCCTGCCTCGTACTGAACTTGTTTCATTATGTTGCTGTCCTTTAGTTCTTGTTTAGAATGGAGGCGTGCTTATCCGTTGCTGGAAGAATCCGGTTTGGAAGCATGGGCTCTCGATATTCTCGGCTGGGGTTTCTCTGATTTAGGTTCATCTTCCCATCGTCTAACTATTTCCACCGGATTTGTCTTTATGTCTATTTTCTTACTGTGTGCTTTGATGACGatttgtgtttatatttttccCCCCTTACCAGGAAGGCTTCCACCTTGTAATGTAGCATCAAAGCGTTACCACTTTTATCAGGTATATTCATCGAATTCTTTTTTAAATGCTTCTTCGGTTGTTGTCTCTTGCCATGTATTCGTAAACATTGCATCTGTGTTTGGGCTCAAGATGTGTGGGTGATCAGTCcttgaatttatattattttttattattctagcTTTGGAAGTCGTACATCAAAAGGCCAATGGTTTTAGTCGGACCAAGTCTCGGTGCTGCTGTTGCAATCGATTTTGCAGTAAATTATCCCGAAGCTGTAAGTCTCTCCTCTATGATTTACCTCATTGTCATGGCTGGTTTTGCATGGTGGCTGCTGTAAAAATTGAACAAACTCATGTCAAACACATATCCGTACTCGACAGTACCTCCAAGTCCGAGTAACATAGAATCGCTGGCAAATGTCAAATAGTTTCCattaaaaagaaattctaaGAAATATCCATGTCAAAGATCTTGGTATCAGGTGCAAATGTGTAGTAGTTCTCATTCAGTCATCTGATCTTTTTCGTTATTTATTGTTGTGGCTCTGAATTGGAGTATTTGAACTTGAAATTGTCCTGGCACATGGAATATCCATCTTTAGCTGGAACGATAGATTGAGGGTCCAAAATGGATCAATTGTCAATGAACAACTGATTAAGCTAGCCTGCCCAAATAAGTAGCAGTTGCAGAGGCATTCTAGCTCTGCATATGCTGTAGAATAGCTTACTGAAGTATTGTCCGTTTTGCTTTTATGA
The window above is part of the Gossypium raimondii isolate GPD5lz chromosome 9, ASM2569854v1, whole genome shotgun sequence genome. Proteins encoded here:
- the LOC105798120 gene encoding uncharacterized protein LOC105798120 translates to MAALRLGSLPPPTLTGITVTKKCERFNGGFKVVGDGGGDNGFPPFLPKEIEKIKDPFARNLARRIKRLPVQIGCSESYIMSSCVQPLAQTDANPVALLHCFDSSCLEWRRAYPLLEESGLEAWALDILGWGFSDLGRLPPCNVASKRYHFYQLWKSYIKRPMVLVGPSLGAAVAIDFAVNYPEAVEKLVLINPSVYAEGTGNLAKLPKVVAYAGVSLLKTFPLRLYANLLAFDGIPLSKSLDWTNVGRLHCHMPWWKDATVNFMVSGGYNVVSKIKQVKQKTLIICGENDKIVSNQLAMRLRFELPNASMQRLPDCGHLCHVDKPRNVVKLIADFARAK